The genomic window GATGATGGCTAATTCAGTGTTGAGCTTACAGCGGCTGCTCTTGCAGGATTCTGGGTTTTAGATCACTACATAACCCATCAAAGAAGCCAATGGATGCCTTTATAGAAGGCCAGGCAGTTCTGAGTTTTTACTGAGAACACTGGAAAAAACTGACAACCAGGTACTTACACTACAGCCCACTGTCAGAAAGCTGTATGACAAgaacttattaaaataaaaactcatcgcttcttggccttttggctaagatcaagcgTAAAAGAAAAACTCGTCTACAATTACTCAACATGCTGCAGGAAGGAAAATTTCAACACATTTGTGAACAAGCTGTACCAATTTGGGAACTGAATGGTGAACAGAAATAAAttgtgcaaatatattttctaatcttACAAACTTAAAAGTGCTTCCTTTGTGGCTCCCTCCTGAATTTACTCCTTGGGTTCGAAGTTCCCTGCAAGGAAGCTTTCATTTTTGGCAACAAAGGCCCCAGAGAAAGCTAATATAGGTGACAATGCCATAAGCCCACATGTCCCGGAAGGCTGCCAATCACATGCAACCACCGTATCTTCCGCAATAGGGCTGCCAACCAAACAATGACTGCAACAGCCCAACTGTTGGTTTCTTCCCCTGTAAACCCACTCTGCCCACCACTGGGGGCCCAAAACACTATACTTCTCTCTCTTCCATATCACTAACTATCAGCTGACAAGGTTAATTCTCTATCAACAGGAAATGAACAACTGCAGGTTTGAAAAACTGCCAacattggaagaaaataaatatctccaTATCCTCCAAGGGGAGGCCTATTAAAGATGAGACACTAGAAGAATCTGGGcagaacacattttattttctgtcaaatAATGGTAGATGTGGCATTCTCAGAAGTATGGAACTAAAACTAGAGATGGGATAACTTACAGTAttgttttttgtcttcttctAATAACTGAGAATATTGGCAAGTCTTGTTTGACATAATGTGGCAATCGCTCTCTTATTTTGTCTGTGGTGAGACGATGAAGAGCAGGTTTTCCTGAGATCGTCAATAGATTGTCAGGAAGTTGAGAACAAGAACTGACCTTTCGTATTTTTATTTCCAAGGACTAATGTTTGTAGCGGAACAGATGAATTAAGAGGGGTTTCTCAGGTCTTGGGGTGCTTTCGAAATCAGTTTTTGTATTGGGAATCAGTAGAATGTACTTTAAGAGTTATAGTATGATTTTTCTCTACTCTTTCAAACCCTTCAACTACAGCCCAATCAGATAGATTTAACGAATTGCAATCGCTACAATATctggtgaaaagaaaatagaatgtgaGAACCCCAACAGTGACAGCTAACACCCACCAAAAATCTGGGAAGCCAAAGACGAATCTGCTTAGTGTTGTCATTAATATTAATACTGACACCTTATGTATCTTTTAATAGTGTGGCCTTACGCTGAAGTGTACCCATATGTCTCAaccacacatgaaaaaatgctttaaaaaacagTTCCCACCTGGTATCAAAATAGATAATAGGATCGAGTTGGTGTCCATCTTACCATAAATACTGACTTTTTAGGCAAAGCTAACTGGgtttgcacacacatgtgcatacgcacacacatgtgcatacacacacacacacgcacgcaggCACACAGGTACTCATTTGCATGACATCAGAATAATAATCTACCTTGTGCATAAGTCAGATTGTCAACTCTGGAAATAGTCTACGAAGCACTAACCCCCAGTGAACCGGCGGCACAAAGGATATCTTTGATTCTCTGAATCCTCGGTTAACAGTTTGAGGTCCAGGGTGCAGCTTTGGATCAGTTCATCTAATTTCTTCTCTTCCTGACTGAGCTCGGTCACTTCTTTTGACAGGCCTTGACACTGGGCCATCATGCCCCCATCCTCAGACAGACTGCAGCCCCTAGAAACCCAAACACAGACTCTTCATGGCTACTcatgggagggaggggaaggagaaatgaTCCTTTGGGTAAAAGTCTCCTCTTGACACAGGAGGTCACATTGCTTGTTAGCCAAGTGTTAAAATTAgaacatttatacatatatatatattttttcataaatacaGTTCTGCACTTTTCACAGCATAGAAATTTAGTGAAAGAGCACTGCTATTTTCAGGATTCTTTCCTCCAGGGGAGGTCTGTTTCTTCAGAAGGTTCAAATTCAGAGGGCAAAAGAAGGCAACCACCTTCCTCCGCTGCCCCATGGCTCCCAGGTGATAGggggaagaaaggggaaaaaggataaaaagagacagacagagaagatGGAATggttcaaaattaaaaaaaaaaaaaaaaaaaaaaagaaaacaacccatCCAAAAAAGCATGAAAAACCCAGGTAATTACTGATGGTCTTATACcaacaactaaaaagaaaagaaagtaaaggaaacagATGTATGTGATGTATGCAAGAACCGAGACCAGCACCCAATATATTTCTCTAAACCAGAGGCCAAAATGGGTTACCAAACTTTAAACAAAATTCCAAAAAGTGCAAAAAAGGTACCTATTCATCTTCTATCTGAATTAGTATTTTTTCAAAGCCCTCCTATAACGGAATTATTCCTTCTAAAATGCTTTAATAATTCAATACTGTGCTTATAGTGGCTATTTAGATGctctaaaaatcacaaaatatattacatatgtaatcATACAGGTGGGTGTATAAGTATCATGCTACCATCCCTGCTCTACAGACGAAATGGAGGCATTTAAGTCTTGCCTTAATTTACTCAGAAAGTGAGTTAATCTGCTATTAGAACCATGGATAAAGATACTCTGTGACTATGCagttgtacatatacacatagataACCCACAAGCCATCATCTCCAGATTCTTATTAGAAACAAGCTGAAGACGTGTACACATCTGTCAGATACACATGTGGGTGCACACAGACATCAATGTAACAGATGAATAGCAGTCCATTTGCCAGTTGTAGGGACCTCTTTAAGGATCCCCTTGCTTGATGCTGATCAAATATAAATCCTTTTATCTCTGACAGTATCTAAACAAAGTCTCTTTGTAAAGAGACTTTGAACTTCTGGCTTAGAAGccgaggagggaagagagaacgagagagaagaaaacagtaggagagaaaagaaaagaatgtgtggGCATGGATGTGAAAGCGCGAACTAAGAAACCAGGCAGTTTGAAACGACCCCCTCAGAGCCAGGGCATGGGGAGGACTCCTACTCACATCCATTGGACGTTGTTTTTAGACTTCTTCTTAATGAGGTGGATGCCTTCCAGAACGTTGGTGATATCATAAATCCTTCTCTTTTGCACTTTTAGCACTTCTGCTGCCTTGTTCAAATCCAAGACCCCATCGGGTGACTGGCTCAGGAGCTGAATGAACTTCTTGGTGAGCAGACCAAGAGACGTATCATACCGCGTTTTTTCTGAGGGAGATTTTGgagcttaaagaaaaacaaaaaccgaGCGGGTGGGGGATAGGGGGAAAGGTAAAGAAATGAAGGGTGTCTTTGCAGTCAAGCAAGCTCTCTTTCCCACTGCAGCCAAAGTATTAGTATCTGAAGCAAGGCTGTCATTGCTGTTGTTGTTGGCAAGTCATAGAAAGCTATGAAAGTTTTTTATTAGAACAGGAAGGGAGAGTAAAAATTCCAGGGTTTGATGAAAGCATTTCACCTTGAATTTCTCAAGTTTCTACCTTGGCTTACACGATTCCCTGTCTCTAATGAAGAATTTACACATAGCAGGAGctaaaaaatatctttcaaatgaatgaaagagtGCTGTGACCTCAGGGGACCAGCACACATGAGGTCTACGGTGATGGAGCCAGGTTATGAATCTCACTAGCACTGCAGGACAAGGTCTTAAACAGACCCGTCTCAAATGGCCTTTCAGGCTCTggtatctgtgtgtgcatgtatcacCTGTTCACCAATTTTCCAAATAATGCTTCATTTTGATAAATAATTACCTGGAAAAGTCTTCTGCCAAAtctccccatctctcttaaaGGAAATTTCCTTATTTAATATTGTACTTGTTCCCCCATAGGTGCACAAGTCAAGGTTTTAATTTAGTGTCACACATCATTTGTGGATTGCCTAATGCATGAACtacaggaagagagagaacaaagtCTAATTTAGCCCTTATGTTAAATGCAAACACATACATAAAGGGACTATTTGGCTATTTCTAACCTAcgtttctctctctcccacaaGAAACGGTAAAAGTATTTGATAGAAAGAGAAACAGCCTGCAATTTATTGGGCTCAATCAATTCTTACGCTACCATATGCTGAGCTGGAGATTAAGGTCGGCACAGACACTAGTGACTCTGGCATAGTTCGTGGACATCCAGTTTGCCTCAGACTCTGAAGCAATGTCCATTAAGggaagttaaaattaaatttgatgtAGAATGATGCCAAAAGCTCGTATTCCGAGTTGGAAAATGAAACAGCATACAGTTAAAAGAAGCCTTCCCTTATGGTACCAGCGTGACTCTGTAGCCTTTCACCGGTTGTCTGCtgacattgtatttatttttttggataagcacagaaagaaatgaaaaagaacaaaacacgcCAGAATTATTCACACCTCGGCATCCTTCCGGCCATAAGCTTTGAAAGTTGGAAATTCCACACCAAGAAGAATAAGGAAAGAGATGAAAGGATCCTTACTTTTTGGACTATCTGGACTTCGTAGTGCAGCTCTTCCTTTGCCCTTGGGGGTTTTTAAACCATCTGAGAGGTACTGATGACCACTTTCTCCTAGCTCCAGCCTTCGCTTTGCCTGTAATAAGAAAGTGCGATCTCTCGTCACCGGTCATATGGACAAGAACAAGAAGGGAGGCAGTTTGTGGGCTGGCCTGCCAAATGCTGCAGGCTCATGCCAGCTCTCACCCCTCTGCTCCACCCAACTCAGCATCTTGTCATTCCCTAGAGCCAGGATTCTAGCTTTGGAGGCCGGGTTGTCATGCACACTCTCTTCACCTGCCGTGATCATCCGTCCACACCCAGATGGACAAACACAGCAATCCTTCAGCATTAGGTTCAGGAGTCACTTTGTTCATTGATTCAACACATCATGTGCCTGGCATGGGGCTGGATGCTAAGAATATCATAGGCGCCGTGGGACTTAAATTCACTTTCCACAGTGAGTCTTTCCTGCCCATCTCCTATTCTCTGACCTGGGTTGGACCCCCTTCCTTGTGCTCCCCAAACACTCAGTGTTTATTTGTATCATGACACTTATTCGGTATAACTGCAAGACTTAtctgtttctcatttcctttaaGGCAGGGACTGTTTCCCATTTATCTTTGTATACCCAGCGCTTGGCACAGAGCCTGGGTTTCTGTAGATTTTCAATCACTCTCTCTATATACTGTATATTCAATGAGAGAAAGGGTGATTGAATAGTAACACAACTAGTCACAGACTACAAATGGTCCTTCATCGGGAAAACAAATACTGCAAACATGCAATTTTGGGCTTCAACCAATAttactttctccattttctcaCCAAGCCTGGCAAATGAGAAGTCCTTATCTAAGTGTTTAATTTAACtccaattcaatttaaaaatatccacAAAGTGTCTTCTAGGTACCTAGACATTGGGCTTAGTAAGCAAGATAGATAAGGGGCTTCAAGTCCAAGAGAAAAGATAGATGGTTAAGCAGTTGTTAAGTACCAACTGTATGGGTATGACAGGTGTTTTAGGAAATAAGTGGCACCAACCAGACACGCAgcacaaaaatatgtatttaggcTCATTTTCAGGCAGATTCTTCTAAtgagatttgcattttttttttttttttttttagacggagtcttgctcagttgcccagactggagtggagtggcgtgatctcggctcagcaacctccacctccaagttcaagtgattctcctccctcagcctccccaagtagctgggactgcaggtgcacgccaccactcccagctaatttttgtatttttggtagagacggggtttcgccatgttggccaggctggtctcgaactcctgatcttaggtgatccacccaccttggtctcccaaagtgctgggattagaggcgtgagccaccacacccagccgagatTTGCAATTTCAAAATAACTCCCCATGATGTGAAAATGTATGTAATAACTTATCAGCGGAAGCTGGATATTCAGCCCCTCTATGGAAAGTTACCAGCTAACCCTGCACCGTCTACTACAATAGCCACTGGCTGCTAGCTCATCCAAACTGACACGTGgtataagtgtaaaatacacgCTGAATTTCGAAGACTTAGTACAAAACAGGGTAAAATTATCTCAACAATTTTAGTAGTGATCacgttaaatgaaataaataaaatacaactgacccttgaacaacatgggtttggaTTGTCCGTGtccactgattttatttttttagagacagggtcttactctgtcgccctggctggagtgcagtggtgtgatctcagttcactgcaaccttgacctctcaggctcaaggaatcctcccatctcagcctaccgagtagatGGGCCCACAGGTGAACACCATgatgtctggctaattaaaattttttttttggtagagatgggacctccctatgttgcccaggctggtgatgagctcttgggctcaagcgatcctctcacctcatcctcccaaagtgctgggattataggcatgagccactgcacccggccatgagtgtgtccacttatatgtgggttttcttcctcctctgccatCCCTGAGACAAAAAGACCAAccccctcctctttttctttcaccACAGCTTCCTCAATGTGAAGATGACGAGAATGAattttatgatgatccacttccagtAATTAACAGTAAatctattttctcttatttttttttcatccagcTGTTCTATATGCCCATATGTCTTCTACACTTTGAACCCTGGATCAAGTTCAGCTGCTAGGAAATGCAAATTCTAGAGCACACCTAAGATGCATtggatcagaaactctgggaaagGGGCTGAGCAATCTAACAGgtcttccaggtgattctgatacaccTTCAAGTTGGAGAAACCCGGCTTTAGATCTTAGGGGAAAAGAGTAAGACCCTCAGGCAAAGCCCCGCTCTGGCCAGCACGGCCTATTTCACACACCCTCACCTCTAGTTCTGCTTGGCTGATGAGGGAAATCTAGCCTGTGGATTCCACTTTCATTCACTCCAAACCTTCTTTTATTAATAACAGTTTCCCTCTAGCTtaattgtaagaatacagtatataatacacataacatacaaaaggtgttaattgactatttatgttattggtaaggcttccagtcaacaggaGGCTATTAGGGCTGGATGCGTGGCTCACACcaataatcccaactactcaggaggatgacttggggccaagagttcaagaccagcttgatcaacatagcaagaccccatcactgaaataataatgaaaacccCAAACAGCAGGCTATTAGTGAAGTTTAGAGGAATCAAAAGATGTATCTAAAGTTTTGACTGTGTCAGGGCACCTCTAACCCCAATGTTGTTAATGGGTCAGATGTAGCATTAAAATTGTTTCAcgtttctttatatatatatttttacggTGTGGCTTGCCTCAGTGGCACACCTTATTGTTCTACTGCAGTGCTGAGTTAAACATTACTCTAATGGCCCCGGCAGGACAATCTGCTTGCTGGACTTCATCTCCCGCTCCCAGCCATTCTGTCAAGTCCGCGTGTGGGCCTGCTGTGGTTGGTCCAGCAAACATTCCCTCTTTATCAGGCAGAAGCTCCCTGTTTGTTCCTTGGGGAGCCATCCCTTTCCCGGTCTAAGCGCATCTGTGCACACAGGTGATCCAGGCCTGGCTAATCATTGTGTCCCAtcctgccctccctgcccccactgcGAACAGGTTGAATGGCTCATGACCAAGGCTGGAGGAGCAAAGGCTAACCCCAGGAATGTTTCTGGAACTGTCTGGCGAGAAGCAGGTATGTCTTTCCAGTAAGGTTGGTAAGTGAGGAGCCTAAAGCTGCCTGAGAATGGGGCCTCCCCAGGGGAAAGCACagtggagagaaggagagagaggggtcTGAGACCACCACTCAAAACTCTGGCTCTGGTCATGCCCTGGGGGCAACTGTTGATCTTTCCCAGACTTTCCAGTTACATTAGCCAACAAACTCTTTTTgcttaaagcattttttttttttgagacccagaatctcgctctgttgcccaggctgtagttcagtggcacgatcttgcctcattgcaagctccgcctcccgggttcacaccattctcctgcctcagcctcccgagtagctgggactacaggcgcctgccaccatgcctggctaattttttgtatttttagtagagacggggtttcaccatgttaaccaggatggtctccatctcctgacctcgtgatccgccctcctcggcctcccaaagtgctgggattatgggcgttaGCCACTGCGCTTGGCTGCTTAAAGTGTTTTGAGTCGGGAACCTAGAATTGTGCTGTTGCCAGTGACAGCTTGTGGAACTGGCTGAGTCAAGATGGCTATGGCGTGACAGGGAGCTGGCAGGCCTTGTTAGAGTGGCAGAGTGTGCTGGTCACTTCTTGTGACCGCCAGGAAGATACTACAGATAGAGAGAAACTACATCTGAGGCTGGCCCGCCTCAAAGAAAACAGCTTTGCTATGGAGGCCTTCTCTACAGAAAGCAATCTAAGGAGACATAGAGCTGTATTCTCTGCCCAAATTAAAGTCAAcagatgggctgggcacagtggctcacgcctgtaattccagcactttgagaggctgaggtaggcagatacctgaggtcaggagtatgagaccagcctggtgaaaccctgactctactaaaaatacaaaaattagcctggcgtggtggcacgcacctgtagttccagctacttgggaggctgaggcatgagaattgcttgaacctgggaggtggaggttggtgcccctgcaatccagcctgggtgacagagaaagactctgtctcaaaaaataaaaataaagtgaacagAAGGAAGACAAACTCGGAAAAGAGTCTGG from Macaca fascicularis isolate 582-1 chromosome 4, T2T-MFA8v1.1 includes these protein-coding regions:
- the E2F3 gene encoding transcription factor E2F3 isoform X6; translation: MRKGIQPALEQYLVTAGGGEGAAVVAAAAAASMDKRALLASPGFAAAAAAAAAPGAYIQILTTNTSTTSCSSSLQSGAVAAGPLLPSAPGAEQTAGSLLYTTPHGPSSRAGLLQQPPALGRGGSGGGGGPPAKRRLELGESGHQYLSDGLKTPKGKGRAALRSPDSPKTPKSPSEKTRYDTSLGLLTKKFIQLLSQSPDGVLDLNKAAEVLKVQKRRIYDITNVLEGIHLIKKKSKNNVQWMGCSLSEDGGMMAQCQGLSKEVTELSQEEKKLDELIQSCTLDLKLLTEDSENQRYPLCRRFTGG